CGAGTACGCGAGGTTCGGGCCCCCGAAGAAGGTGAACGCCGACAGCAGCGTCGCGAACGTCGTGAAGAGCAGGACGACGGTGCCGAAGGTCCGCGAGGCGAGGTAGTAGTCCTCGGCCGTCCGGTCGGTCAGCCGGTAGGCCAGCAGGCCGACGCCCAGCGCGACCAGTAGGTAGCCGGTGACGATTCCCAGCTGGAGTGTGGTCTCCGCCATGGGTCACACCTCCTCGATCCCGACGCCCCACGCCCGACGAACGAACACCCGGAAGGCGACCGAGGCCAGCAGCATCCAGCCGATGTGCCACCAGAGCCACACCGGGAGCCCCGCGACGACCGTCCCGTCCCGCCAGAGGAACCACGGGATCGCCAGCGCCGAGAGCAGCACGGCGACCACAGCCCAGACCCATCCGCCTCGTGTTGCGCGTGCCGACATCAGTGAATGTGGAGTTCCCAGTCGCTGTTCAGATAAACGTTCCTGCTGCGGCCCGTTGCGTGGCGGGCGACCGCGTCGTCCTGGGTCGGGCCTTATTCCACGACGACCATGCAGAGGGTATCGGCGACCACAGAGTAGGCGATGTCGTACGGGCCACTCCATCCGAGATGGGTTTCGAGGCTCGCTGGACACTATCCCTATATAACTAGACTATTATTGAAATCGGAGGATTGTTCCAATCTGGGCTGCGGTGGTAGTTCCACCCAGCAGCGCGCACAGTTCGCAGTCGAATCTGGAATACACCGAATACCAAAGTATACTATCGTTTTACTGTTGTCTCCCCGCCTGAGAAGGACAGAAAAGGGAGGGTTCGAATGCCATATCACGAACCCAGTCCAACTGGTGAGCAGGAGAGACAGCCAGATAACATTTATATGAATATTTGTATATCTTCGATACTCTCAGTTAGATGTTGTTACAGAAGCGGGTTTGTACTCGGTCGAACCGGCTCGGACCGAACCACCGACGGGACGAGGGCGGACACCCTGTCGACTCAGATTTCCGTGATGGTCCGCTTGTCGACGTCTACCGCGTCCGCGTCCTCCGGGAGCAGTGCGACGACGAGGAACTCCGGATACTCGGCGAAGTACGCCACGAGCTTCGCGATGCGGTCCGAGTCGATGGCCTCCAGCGAGTCCAGCAGCATCACGGGGACCGACTCGTAGAGTTCGTGGACGAGATACCCCGCGAGGGCGACGACGAGACCGACGACCTCGCGCTCGCTCTCGCTGAGGGTCTCGACGGTGCCCTCGTACGCACCCCCCGACTC
The nucleotide sequence above comes from Haloarchaeobius salinus. Encoded proteins:
- a CDS encoding DUF3311 domain-containing protein; translation: MSARATRGGWVWAVVAVLLSALAIPWFLWRDGTVVAGLPVWLWWHIGWMLLASVAFRVFVRRAWGVGIEEV